GCCGGTGCGACGCAGGTCCATGCGGGGCCGCTCGGCTAGCCAAGGTCGGTCGCTGGTTGCGGCGCGATCGGGAACCCAACGCGTCCTGCATGGCTGTGACAGCAGGAGTTCGTTCACCAAAGGAGAGAGCCGTTGCGCACACCCATCATGACCGCCGCCATCCTGTCGCTGACCCTTCCGCTGGGCCTTGCCGCCTGCGGATCGAGCCAGGACGCCCCCGATACCGCCGCCGAGCAGACGCCCGCCGCCACCGAGACCATGGCGCAGACCGCGCCCACGGATGGTCCGACGCAGGCGAGCGCGACCCTGGCGACCGCCGATGGCAAGGATGTGGGCACCGTCACCGCCATGCAGACGCCGGACGGGGTGCGGATGATGATCCGCGTCACCGGCATGACCCCGGGCGCGCACGGCGCGCATATCCACGATGTCGGCACCTGCACGCCGGACTTCATGGCCTCCGGCCCGCACTGGGCACCGTTCGACACCGCGATGGGCCTCGGCAACGAGAGCGAGGCCGACGACAGCAAGGATGCGAAGATCACCGTCGGCGATGACGGTACCGGCACGCTCGAATACACGCTGGCCGCGCCTATCACGCTGGCGGGCATCATGGAAGGCGACGGATCGTCCTTCATGATCCATCAGCGCTCGGACGCGCCCAAGATGGACGCGGCGAACGGTAATGGCGATCGCATCGCCTGCGGCGTCTTCGCGGCCGCCACGCCGGCTGCAACCGGCACCTGAGCGCATCCCGCCGCTCGCGAAGAACGGTGAGCGCAGCTTCGCGGCGCGCTCCCGTTCCGCGCGGAGGGCCCAAAAGCGCGCAAGGTCGCTTAGGCAGGATGGTCGCCATCCCCGATCCGCGAGCAGGCGATCAGCCGCCCGGTCATCTCGTCGGTCGTGGCGACGGCGTGGCCCGACAGCCAGTGCCGCAGCATGGCAAGCTGCGCCGCCGCCATTCGGACACAAGGGAGCGGCGTCTGATCGCCCTCTGCCGGGCGGCCGCCATGCGTCGCGATCGCCTCGGCTAGGCGGCGCTCCAGTGGAAGGGCGGCGGTCGATTCGAGGATCGGTCGCACGAGCGACCGGCGTTCCCACAGATGCGCGACCATCGGCCGGATGTAGGAATGGGCCGCGCGTCCCGATGCGGCTGTGGTCAGCGCCAGCAGGATCGGCTGCAGCGCCGCTAGCAGGACATCGTCCTTGCCCCGGAAATGCTCGTAGAAGGTGGATTTGCCGACGCCCGCACGGGCGATGATATCGGCCACCCGGATCGCCTCGTAGCGCCGCTCGGTCAGGAGAGCGGCCAGCGCGTCCACCATCGCCGTCTCGCTGCTCGAAAGCTGCCGCGCCGTCCCAGACCGATGCCCCGCCATGGCCCGGTGTACCAGTTACGCAGCGTTGCGAAAACGTCGGCGCCCCGGACAATCGCCCTGGAAGGTCCGGACCGCCCCGGAAACGCGCCCTTTTCACTCGCCAACCGCCACGGCTCGCGCCACACCGGGGTCTCCTCGGAAAGGGAGTGAAGCGTCATGGAACATCGCGCGGTTGCGATCGTCCCCACCAGCGATCTGGGCGCGAGCGAGGCGTTCTACCGCCGCCTGGGGTTCTCGGTCTCCAGCGATTACGGCCACTACCGCATCCTGGAGGATGGCCGGGGGTGGCACCTGCACCTGACCCACGCGCCCGGCTGGCCGCGAAGGATAGAGGACAACCCGTTCGGCCTGTATCTCTATGTCGAGGATGTCGATGCCGTGGCCGACGCGGTGCGCGACCTGATCATCGAAGAGGGCAGCCCCCACGCCAAACCATGGGGGACCTACGAATTCGCGGTCAGCGATCCCAGCGGTCTGCTGGTGCGCGTCGGCCGGCCGATGGACTGAGCGCAAGCCGATTCTCGCGGCAATGCCTGTCACGGAGCTAATTCGTCATTACGCGGCAATACGAAGAAAAGGCCCGGATTAGCAAATAGTTAAGCGCCGCATTGCCATTCTACGGCATTATGTATCGGGAAAGGTCGGTCAGGGAGCAGAGTCGTGCGCGCCTGAAGCGCACCATCTGGCGCGACGCGCTGATTATCTTCGGCGTGTTCACGGGCCTGCTCGCCTTTTTCATTTCGGTCCAGGCGTTCGAGCATGTCGTCAACTTCTCGGACGGCCACGAAAGCTGGGAACTGGACGAGATCCTGACCGCGATCATGGTGCTGCCCGTCGCCATGGCCATCTTCTCTCTGCGCCGCTTGCGCGAGGTGCACGCCGAGCTCGAGGGACGGATCGAGGCGGAAGAGCAGGCGCAGGCCATGGCGATGCACGATCCGCTGACCGGCCTGCCCAACCGCCGCAATTTCAACCGGGTGCTGGATCACGCGATCACCGATGCGGACGAACGCCCGCTCGCCCTCCTGCTGATCGACCTCAACCGGTTCAAGGCGATCAACGATCTTCACGGCCACCGCGCAGGGGACGATCTGCTGATCGCGGCGGCCAGCCGCCTCGCGGAGCATATCGGCCCACTCGCCTTCGTCGGCAGGCTCGGCGGCGATGAATTCGTCGTCCTGCTGAAGGACGTGCGGGAGGGCGACGCGCTGATCGCCCGGCTGGAGAAAATCTCGGCCTGCTTCGATCCCCCCTTCCAGCTGGCCGCCGGGCCGGTCTCGGTCGGCGCGAGTATCGGCGTCACCTATGTCGATACGCTGGACCTGTCGGCCGACGCGGTGCTGTCGCAGGCCGATGCCGCGATGTACGAATGCAAGCAGCAGCGCGGCAATGGCTTCCGGTTGTTCGAAGCGGGCATGGAAACGGTCGCGATCCACCGGGCGGAGATCGAGGCGGAATTGCGCGACGCGCTGCGCAGCGGGCGGATCGAGCCGTTCTATCAGCCGCTCGTCCGGCTGGAGGATGGCCGCATCATCGGATACGAGGTGCTGGCGCGCTGGCGGCTCGACGATGGCAGCCTGCGCATGCCGGACGACTTCATTGCCGTCGCGGAAGAGGCCGGCCTCATCTCGAACCTGTTCTACGCCCTGCTCGAACGCGCCGCCGCCGATGTGCGACAGTGGCCGGCGGACCTGATCTTCGCCGTGAACCTCTCCCCGGTGCAGTTCGGCGACGCGTGGCTGATCGAGCGCGTGCTGCAAATCCTCACCGAAGCCGGGGTGGCGCCGGGGCGGCTGGAAATCGAGATCACCGAAAATGCCTTGGTGACGGATATCGAACTCGCCTGCGACATCATCCGCCGGTTCAAGCGCCAGGGGATCAAGATAGCGCTCGACGATTTCGGCACCGGCTATTCGTCGCTGCGGCATCTCGGCGAGCTGGAATTCGACAAGCTGAAGATCGACCGGTCCTTCATCGCCAACCTCCAAAGCAGCGAATCCTCGCGCACCATCGTGCGCACCATCACCGCGATGGCGCACAATCTCGGCCTGCAGGTGACGGTGGAGGGAATCGAGAATGCCGAGAGCGCGCGCAGCGTCATCGATTTCGGCTGCGACATCGGGCAGGGCTATCTCTACGGACGCCCTGCTTCCGAGGCCCGGCTCGATCGCGACGATGAGCCGGGCGAACGCGTGGCGTGACCCGCCGGGCGCGCTTCGACGGCCGCTTTAGCCCTGAAAATTCGTCTCCAGCGTGATCTCGCAATCGAGCAGCTTGGAAATCGGGCAGCCTTCCTTGGCCTTCTTCGCCAGCTCCTCGAACTTCGCCTGATCGGCGTCGGCGACCTTGCCGGTCAGCGTCAGGGCCGATTTGGAAACCCTGAACCCGCCGTCGGGATCGTCTTCCAGGGTCACCTTGGCGGTGGTTTCGAGATGGCCGTCTTCGAAGCCTGCGTTCCCCAGTTGGATCGACAGCGCCATCGTGAAGCAGCTGGCATGCGCGGCGGCGATCATCTCTTCGGGATTGGTGCCCGGCTTGTCCTCGAACCGCGTGTTGAAGCCATAGGGATGGTCGAGCGCGCCCGACTTGGTCTTGACGTGGCCCTTCCCGGACTTGCCTAGGCCATCATAGGTCGCGGTGGCGGAATTGGTGGTCTTCATCTGCGTTTCTCCGTTTAGGGTTCGCGCGATAGACGGATCGGGCCGGCTATGCGTTCCCCGCTTCGGACGCTCTTCTCAACTGGCGGATTTCACCACGTACAACTCCCCATCGCCATCAAGGATATAGAGGCGTCCGTCGGTATCCCGGACGACCGCCACCGGCCGCTCCAGAGTGCCACTATCTGGCACGAAATCGGCGGTCCGGTTCTCCATTTCGGTGGACGGATGCAGAATCCCGTCACTCAGGAAACCGCCACGGAAGGCGAAGATCTTGCCTGAAGCGTCGGTCACCAGAACCCGGTCGTCGAGGCTACCGATGCCGCCGGTGTAGTAGACTCCGCCCGTCATGCCCTGACCCTGGAAAAAGCCATCGCCGTATGTGTAGGTAAGCGACGGGCCGATAACGGCGGCCGGTGGGTTGTCTATCCGCTCGTAGGTTCCCTCGCGATACGGCCAACCAAAATCGAGGGGCTGGGCGTTCTGATTGAAGTAATCGACTTCTTCCTGCCGCCCGGTTCCGCTGTCGAGCAGGAAACTGCGTGACGCGTAGCCACCTCCGCCCGCGGGCGCATGGACACCGTCACCGAACAGTTCCGCAGCGATGCAATAACTTGACAAGGAAGCGCCGCAATAGGGATCGACCTGGACGCGATAGAACTTGCCGTAACCGGACGTGGGATCCTGCGCGAGTTGTCCCCCGGGATCGCCGAGGGCCCCGAACAGGAACCCGTCGCCGCCGATGAAGAGCGTTCCGCGCGCTTGCTGCGAAGAAGGCTGTGCAATCCGCGTGGAGATGGAATAGTTCTGTCTCGATTCCTGCAAGACGATCGTACGAACGAAGACGCCCTTCCCGGAGATATCGAGCATCACGACGCCGTACCCGTTGAAGTGCGCCACCGCGAGAACGCGGCCCGTTTCTCCG
Above is a genomic segment from Erythrobacter sp. 3-20A1M containing:
- a CDS encoding superoxide dismutase family protein encodes the protein MRTPIMTAAILSLTLPLGLAACGSSQDAPDTAAEQTPAATETMAQTAPTDGPTQASATLATADGKDVGTVTAMQTPDGVRMMIRVTGMTPGAHGAHIHDVGTCTPDFMASGPHWAPFDTAMGLGNESEADDSKDAKITVGDDGTGTLEYTLAAPITLAGIMEGDGSSFMIHQRSDAPKMDAANGNGDRIACGVFAAATPAATGT
- a CDS encoding TetR/AcrR family transcriptional regulator encodes the protein MAGHRSGTARQLSSSETAMVDALAALLTERRYEAIRVADIIARAGVGKSTFYEHFRGKDDVLLAALQPILLALTTAASGRAAHSYIRPMVAHLWERRSLVRPILESTAALPLERRLAEAIATHGGRPAEGDQTPLPCVRMAAAQLAMLRHWLSGHAVATTDEMTGRLIACSRIGDGDHPA
- a CDS encoding VOC family protein encodes the protein MEHRAVAIVPTSDLGASEAFYRRLGFSVSSDYGHYRILEDGRGWHLHLTHAPGWPRRIEDNPFGLYLYVEDVDAVADAVRDLIIEEGSPHAKPWGTYEFAVSDPSGLLVRVGRPMD
- a CDS encoding bifunctional diguanylate cyclase/phosphodiesterase; this translates as MYRERSVREQSRARLKRTIWRDALIIFGVFTGLLAFFISVQAFEHVVNFSDGHESWELDEILTAIMVLPVAMAIFSLRRLREVHAELEGRIEAEEQAQAMAMHDPLTGLPNRRNFNRVLDHAITDADERPLALLLIDLNRFKAINDLHGHRAGDDLLIAAASRLAEHIGPLAFVGRLGGDEFVVLLKDVREGDALIARLEKISACFDPPFQLAAGPVSVGASIGVTYVDTLDLSADAVLSQADAAMYECKQQRGNGFRLFEAGMETVAIHRAEIEAELRDALRSGRIEPFYQPLVRLEDGRIIGYEVLARWRLDDGSLRMPDDFIAVAEEAGLISNLFYALLERAAADVRQWPADLIFAVNLSPVQFGDAWLIERVLQILTEAGVAPGRLEIEITENALVTDIELACDIIRRFKRQGIKIALDDFGTGYSSLRHLGELEFDKLKIDRSFIANLQSSESSRTIVRTITAMAHNLGLQVTVEGIENAESARSVIDFGCDIGQGYLYGRPASEARLDRDDEPGERVA
- a CDS encoding OsmC family protein, with the translated sequence MKTTNSATATYDGLGKSGKGHVKTKSGALDHPYGFNTRFEDKPGTNPEEMIAAAHASCFTMALSIQLGNAGFEDGHLETTAKVTLEDDPDGGFRVSKSALTLTGKVADADQAKFEELAKKAKEGCPISKLLDCEITLETNFQG
- a CDS encoding Ig-like domain-containing protein, coding for MMGGITIGGRRYAALFASFALVACGGDDGVSTPTAPPSAPTNQAPTFTSGSAVSVVENSGGTIYTATATDPDGDPVTISISGGSDASAFSISGGALNFVKAPNFDQPTDAGYDNLYQVTLTAKDGKGGAANLALTVEVTNDREGVAVTRLVSGLGNDPVIAARTRGSAGLIAVSQDGTVREFFGGSASGNLTGNVFLPGETGRVLAVAHFNGYGVVMLDISGKGVFVRTIVLQESRQNYSISTRIAQPSSQQARGTLFIGGDGFLFGALGDPGGQLAQDPTSGYGKFYRVQVDPYCGASLSSYCIAAELFGDGVHAPAGGGGYASRSFLLDSGTGRQEEVDYFNQNAQPLDFGWPYREGTYERIDNPPAAVIGPSLTYTYGDGFFQGQGMTGGVYYTGGIGSLDDRVLVTDASGKIFAFRGGFLSDGILHPSTEMENRTADFVPDSGTLERPVAVVRDTDGRLYILDGDGELYVVKSAS